A part of Amycolatopsis lurida genomic DNA contains:
- a CDS encoding YbaK/EbsC family protein, whose protein sequence is MSTIDRSGHPAVAKVAAALAEAGQHAAADGIRILPAEVRTAEQAAEALGVEAGAIANSLVFRSRTGDTETALLALTSGAHRADTALLASLTGADEIGKADADFVRAHTGQPIGGVAPVGHPMALTTLVDTALRAHEVVWAAAGHPKSVYPTTFDGLVALTGGTPADVAGDGQDGRP, encoded by the coding sequence ATGAGCACCATCGACCGGTCCGGTCATCCCGCGGTGGCCAAGGTCGCGGCCGCGCTCGCCGAGGCGGGCCAGCACGCCGCCGCCGACGGGATCCGGATCCTCCCCGCCGAAGTCCGCACGGCCGAGCAGGCCGCCGAAGCGCTCGGTGTCGAGGCCGGCGCGATCGCGAACAGCCTCGTCTTCCGCAGCCGCACCGGCGACACGGAGACGGCCCTGCTCGCACTGACCTCGGGCGCGCACCGCGCCGACACCGCGCTGCTCGCGTCGCTGACCGGAGCCGACGAGATCGGCAAGGCGGACGCGGATTTCGTCCGCGCGCACACGGGGCAGCCGATCGGCGGCGTCGCCCCGGTCGGTCACCCGATGGCGTTGACCACCCTCGTCGACACCGCGCTGCGCGCGCACGAGGTCGTCTGGGCCGCCGCCGGGCATCCGAAGTCGGTGTACCCCACGACGTTCGACGGCCTCGTCGCGCTGACCGGGGGTACTCCCGCGGACGTCGCGGGCGACGGGCAGGATGGGCGCCCGTGA
- a CDS encoding maleylpyruvate isomerase family mycothiol-dependent enzyme, with protein sequence MAGQAMIDQGRFLEAIGAETELMAQVAHTASADAPVPTCPGWTLGEVLRHVGSVYRVTRRWITDGRRPEHWQRKPGPGQSLEDYFREGRDELVAELSAHDPDELAPTWWPADRSYGFWRRRTAHETTIHRIDAESAAGREVSKIPEDVALDGIDEALVLWFGQRLPLLGLSGTKTGSVGVRTAGHTWIARAGPTETVAWRCSAEEAQRADDLITGKPDKIYRWLWGRAGPTAVTVSGDQDMAGQLWALLRLATR encoded by the coding sequence ATGGCCGGGCAGGCCATGATCGACCAGGGCAGGTTCCTGGAGGCGATCGGTGCCGAAACCGAGCTGATGGCCCAGGTGGCGCATACCGCGTCCGCCGACGCGCCGGTCCCGACCTGCCCCGGCTGGACGCTCGGCGAGGTCCTCAGGCACGTCGGCAGCGTGTACCGGGTCACCCGCCGCTGGATCACCGACGGACGGCGTCCCGAGCACTGGCAGCGCAAACCGGGGCCGGGACAGAGCCTGGAGGACTACTTCCGCGAGGGCCGGGACGAACTCGTCGCCGAACTGTCCGCGCACGACCCGGACGAACTGGCGCCGACCTGGTGGCCGGCGGACCGCAGCTACGGGTTCTGGCGGCGGCGGACGGCGCACGAGACGACGATCCACCGGATCGACGCGGAGAGCGCGGCCGGCCGGGAAGTGTCGAAGATCCCGGAAGACGTGGCACTCGACGGGATCGACGAGGCGCTGGTGCTGTGGTTCGGCCAGCGGCTGCCGTTGCTGGGTCTGTCCGGTACCAAGACCGGCTCGGTCGGCGTGCGCACCGCGGGCCACACCTGGATCGCCAGGGCGGGGCCGACGGAGACCGTCGCCTGGCGGTGCTCGGCCGAGGAGGCCCAGCGCGCGGACGACCTGATCACCGGGAAGCCGGACAAGATCTACCGGTGGCTCTGGGGCCGGGCGGGTCCGACGGCGGTGACGGTCAGCGGAGACCAGGACATGGCGGGACAACTCTGGGCCCTTCTGCGGCTCGCGACCCGATGA
- the def gene encoding peptide deformylase — protein sequence MVMRDLRYFGDPVLKTVCDPVTTFDKKIESLVTDLMDGVKPAGRAGLAAPQIGVGLRVFSYDVGGLSGYVINPEIVELSEETHEIGEGCLSVPELWFPVVRAKHAVVRGVDLRNEPVAVEGVDVLAQCLQHETDHLDGKLYLERLPPERKKRALGEARGKDWFWNRN from the coding sequence ATGGTGATGCGCGACCTGCGCTATTTCGGGGATCCCGTGCTCAAGACCGTATGCGACCCGGTCACGACATTCGACAAGAAGATCGAGTCGCTGGTGACCGATCTGATGGACGGGGTGAAACCGGCCGGGCGTGCGGGTCTCGCGGCGCCGCAGATCGGGGTCGGGCTGCGGGTGTTCAGCTATGACGTCGGCGGGTTGAGCGGATACGTGATCAACCCCGAGATCGTCGAGCTGTCCGAAGAGACGCACGAGATCGGTGAGGGCTGCCTCTCGGTGCCGGAGCTGTGGTTCCCGGTCGTCCGCGCGAAGCACGCCGTGGTGCGCGGTGTCGACCTGCGCAACGAACCGGTCGCGGTCGAAGGCGTCGACGTGCTCGCCCAGTGCCTGCAGCACGAGACCGATCACCTCGACGGCAAGCTCTACCTGGAACGGCTCCCCCCCGAACGCAAGAAGCGCGCGCTGGGCGAGGCCCGCGGCAAAGACTGGTTCTGGAACCGCAATTAG
- a CDS encoding SAV_6107 family HEPN domain-containing protein: MSVSVVSPDEAERPGGAAQPALPMSLRPPAPPAAVSLYAQARRGLAEAERESTPAERFIGAYLAALRGAAAVLEARGRPHRGRARPASGWVLLDSVAPELKEWAAFFAANSATRAAAQAGITGKVTVELADELTRAATVFLELVRRVVHGLPMGDSAHVA; encoded by the coding sequence ATGTCCGTTTCGGTCGTGTCCCCCGACGAAGCCGAGAGGCCGGGGGGCGCCGCACAGCCCGCCCTGCCGATGTCGTTGCGCCCGCCGGCACCACCCGCGGCGGTCTCCTTGTACGCGCAGGCGAGGCGGGGTCTCGCCGAAGCAGAGCGGGAGAGTACTCCCGCGGAGCGGTTCATCGGGGCGTATCTCGCCGCGCTGCGGGGTGCGGCGGCGGTACTGGAGGCCCGCGGCCGTCCGCACCGGGGCCGTGCCCGGCCGGCGAGCGGCTGGGTGCTGCTCGACTCCGTCGCGCCCGAGCTGAAGGAATGGGCGGCGTTCTTCGCGGCCAATTCGGCGACGCGAGCCGCCGCGCAGGCGGGTATCACCGGCAAGGTCACCGTCGAGCTGGCGGACGAACTGACCCGGGCCGCCACGGTGTTCCTGGAACTGGTGCGACGGGTGGTGCACGGGCTGCCGATGGGTGACTCGGCGCATGTGGCCTGA
- a CDS encoding Hsp70 family protein: protein MRILSVDLGTSNTVAVLSAHGRPPRVVEVDGSANMPSAVFATEEGTIMVGRDAERRARLDPTRFEPNPKRRIDEQTLLLGTDVIPVSEVLAAILRRVLDETTRQLGGDLPDEVRLTHPAQWGPTRRNVLLSAARLAGMGGNLVLVPEPVAAAAHFASFPGKTLAPGQALAVYDLGAGTFDVAIVGATPNGGFTVVAEDGLPDLGGLDVDQALLVHVGREVSHKDPQRWQRVLRPESTPDRRTRRALQEDVKAAKEALSRHPQTEVPMPEPFEDVLVTRGELEALVRPSMLRSVELMSRVVRSAGMTPDRLAGIYLVGGSSRLPLVGSLIAEKLGVVPGSLDQPETAVALGAQHVASDGISSRTQGVEGQVAAGTGAHPGVSGPYAPPPQQVASIPGYSGGGPGQSGGFPQSGYPNSGPQQVQQPAPTNFPTYSLAGQASGDKAPASKKKPLVIGAIVAVVVLLAAGLTFFLTSSSVPTYTADECKVPGAADDKGLTGCLRQLAGKIADTGDCKPGMGNGPAKPAEDLGVTSTCSAPGRAGTQVTYLQSDSADKLKAYTDGLLKSAGGDRTEAKWAGNALEGQYSSAAGRNAAVLVFTVTDRPLVGFIYQVPAEGQNPTPGELADYFEKSVQPGE, encoded by the coding sequence GTGCGGATCCTGTCGGTGGACCTCGGGACGTCCAACACCGTGGCCGTCCTTTCGGCGCACGGGAGGCCCCCGCGCGTGGTCGAGGTCGACGGTTCGGCCAACATGCCGTCCGCGGTGTTCGCCACCGAGGAGGGCACGATCATGGTCGGCCGCGACGCCGAGCGCCGCGCCCGCCTCGACCCGACCCGCTTCGAGCCCAACCCCAAACGCCGCATCGACGAGCAGACGCTCCTGCTGGGCACCGACGTCATCCCGGTCAGCGAGGTGCTGGCCGCGATCCTGCGCCGCGTCCTCGACGAGACCACCCGCCAGCTCGGCGGCGACCTGCCCGACGAGGTCCGGCTCACTCACCCCGCGCAATGGGGCCCCACCCGCCGCAACGTGCTGCTGTCCGCCGCCCGGCTCGCCGGGATGGGCGGCAACCTGGTGCTCGTCCCCGAGCCGGTCGCCGCGGCCGCGCATTTCGCGTCGTTCCCCGGCAAGACCCTCGCGCCCGGCCAGGCGCTCGCCGTGTACGACCTCGGCGCCGGCACCTTCGACGTCGCGATCGTCGGCGCGACCCCGAACGGCGGCTTCACCGTCGTCGCCGAAGACGGCCTTCCCGACCTCGGCGGTCTCGACGTCGACCAGGCGCTGCTGGTGCACGTCGGCCGTGAGGTCTCGCACAAGGACCCCCAGCGCTGGCAGCGGGTCCTGCGGCCCGAGTCCACTCCGGACCGTCGTACGCGGCGCGCGCTGCAGGAGGACGTGAAGGCGGCGAAGGAAGCCCTCTCGCGGCACCCGCAGACCGAGGTCCCGATGCCGGAGCCGTTCGAAGACGTCCTCGTCACGCGAGGGGAACTCGAAGCGCTGGTGCGGCCGTCGATGCTGCGCAGTGTCGAGCTGATGTCGCGGGTCGTCCGTTCGGCCGGGATGACCCCGGATCGACTCGCCGGTATCTACCTCGTCGGCGGGTCGAGCCGTCTCCCGCTGGTCGGCAGCCTGATCGCGGAGAAGCTCGGCGTCGTCCCCGGCAGCCTGGACCAGCCCGAGACCGCGGTCGCGCTCGGCGCCCAGCACGTCGCTTCCGACGGCATCAGCTCGCGCACGCAGGGCGTCGAAGGGCAGGTCGCCGCGGGGACCGGCGCACACCCCGGCGTTTCGGGTCCGTACGCGCCACCGCCGCAGCAGGTCGCGTCGATCCCGGGGTATTCGGGCGGCGGCCCCGGCCAGTCCGGCGGTTTCCCCCAGTCGGGTTACCCGAACAGCGGCCCGCAGCAGGTGCAGCAGCCCGCGCCGACGAATTTCCCGACGTACTCGCTGGCCGGCCAGGCCTCCGGCGACAAGGCGCCCGCGAGCAAGAAGAAGCCGCTCGTCATCGGCGCCATCGTGGCCGTGGTCGTGCTGCTCGCCGCCGGGCTCACGTTCTTCCTGACGTCCTCTTCGGTGCCGACCTACACGGCCGACGAATGCAAGGTGCCCGGCGCGGCCGACGACAAGGGCCTCACCGGCTGCCTGCGCCAGCTCGCGGGGAAGATCGCCGACACCGGCGACTGCAAGCCCGGGATGGGCAACGGGCCGGCGAAACCGGCGGAGGATCTCGGCGTGACGTCGACCTGCTCCGCCCCGGGACGCGCCGGGACCCAGGTGACCTACTTGCAGAGCGACTCCGCGGACAAGCTCAAGGCCTACACCGACGGACTGCTCAAATCGGCCGGTGGGGACCGCACCGAGGCCAAATGGGCAGGCAACGCCCTGGAAGGCCAGTACTCCTCGGCCGCCGGGCGGAACGCCGCCGTGCTGGTGTTCACCGTGACCGACCGGCCGCTGGTCGGTTTCATCTACCAGGTCCCGGCGGAAGGCCAGAATCCGACGCCGGGCGAGCTGGCCGACTACTTCGAAAAGAGCGTCCAGCCGGGCGAATAG
- a CDS encoding GNAT family N-acetyltransferase — protein sequence METYRARPTLVHPGEETTAASAWRVRIRVDDRPGTLARIAIRLADLECNILGLSVLPVPGGVLDEIVLRPATGLPRQLLVDAIRDEGCECSAVIDADLAELVDPATATLTAATRAVEEPRGLAEVLRGVLAADVVTKVPSIEANPARTEGGHRAVFPAGDGTAFVARRRWSPFVELELSRAVALIGLSAAVRDNVTGPIVLDRTDGAAIVLRKGVPGDAEAVSALHQRCSMTTLFHRYHTGMRAVPRRWLHRLLMPPRGISLLAVCGRDVIGLGQLIPSAGGGAAEVSLLVEDSWQRQGIGTALLARLATLAMAKGERELAAVCLPGDDSLYRTAARVGLRPERASGDPGTLRFALSDPRN from the coding sequence ATGGAGACCTATCGAGCCCGGCCCACCCTGGTCCACCCCGGCGAAGAGACCACGGCCGCGTCGGCCTGGCGTGTCCGGATCCGCGTGGACGACCGGCCCGGCACCCTGGCCAGGATCGCGATCCGGCTCGCCGACCTCGAATGCAACATTCTCGGGTTGTCGGTGCTCCCGGTCCCCGGCGGCGTGCTCGACGAGATCGTCTTGCGGCCGGCCACCGGTCTGCCGCGCCAACTGCTCGTCGACGCGATCCGCGACGAAGGATGCGAATGCTCCGCCGTCATCGACGCGGATCTGGCCGAACTGGTCGACCCGGCCACCGCGACGCTCACCGCGGCCACGAGGGCCGTCGAGGAGCCCCGCGGCCTCGCGGAAGTGCTCCGCGGCGTCCTCGCGGCCGACGTCGTCACCAAGGTCCCGTCGATCGAGGCGAACCCGGCCCGTACGGAAGGCGGGCACCGCGCTGTGTTCCCGGCGGGGGACGGCACCGCGTTCGTCGCGCGCCGCCGGTGGTCGCCGTTCGTCGAACTGGAACTGAGCCGCGCCGTCGCACTGATCGGCCTGAGCGCCGCGGTCCGCGACAACGTGACCGGTCCGATCGTGCTCGACCGGACCGACGGCGCCGCGATCGTCCTGCGCAAGGGCGTCCCCGGTGACGCGGAAGCGGTGTCCGCGCTGCACCAGAGATGCTCGATGACGACGCTCTTCCACCGCTATCACACCGGAATGCGTGCCGTGCCGCGTCGCTGGCTGCACCGGCTCCTGATGCCGCCACGCGGCATCAGCCTGCTCGCGGTCTGCGGCCGGGACGTGATCGGTCTCGGCCAGCTGATCCCGTCCGCCGGCGGCGGCGCGGCCGAAGTCTCGCTCCTGGTCGAGGATTCCTGGCAGCGCCAGGGCATCGGCACGGCTTTGCTCGCCAGGCTCGCCACCCTCGCCATGGCCAAGGGGGAGCGCGAACTCGCCGCCGTCTGCCTGCCCGGCGACGACTCCCTCTACCGCACCGCCGCCCGCGTGGGGCTCCGGCCCGAACGCGCCTCCGGCGACCCCGGCACCCTGCGCTTCGCGCTCTCCGACCCCCGCAATTAG
- a CDS encoding ATP-dependent helicase has translation MEGVAHVLDLFSPATRDWFTGAFAAPTGAQEGAWRAAHAGQHALVVAPTGSGKTLSAFLWALDRLSVEPPPSEPRKRCRVLYVSPLKALAVDVQRNLRAPLAGISQASRRLGLPVPDIGVGMRTGDTTAAERRSFGKTPPDVLVTTPESLFLILTSSARDSLRGVETVIVDEVHAVAGGKRGAHLALSLERLDALLEKPAQRIGLSATVRPIDEVASFLAGGRPVTVVQPKLAKTIEVRVEVPVEDMSNLDGPQGPKQNEDLDAGLARLPGSLEDIDGAPRRPSIWPAVEERVLELIQAHRSTIVFANSRRLTERMTARLNELVAEQVELEPDQRYPAEAIGQSGLTTGAAPVIARAHHGSMSREQRTHVEEELKSGRLACVVATSSLELGIDMGAVDLVVQIEAPPTVASGLQRVGRAGHQVGAVSSGVMFPKFRGDLVSCAVVAERMASGAIEAVRYPRNPLDVLAQQVVAMVALESWTVDELAALARRAAPFASLPDDALLAVLDMLAGRYPSEEFGELRARITWDRVSGELHGRPGSQRLAVTSGGTIPDRGLFTVMTPGSDGKPGSRVGELDEEMVYESRVGDTILLGTSSWRVTDITHDRVIVVPAPGEPARMPFWKGDAPGRPLELGRALGAFVRELSTSEPSAARERAAVAGLDEYACDNLLAYLEEQKSATRHVPNDKTVLLERFRDELGDWRVILHSPFGAQVNAPWALAIAARLRENRGVDAQVAHSDDGIVLRLPEALDMDGAEVTIGVEDVLLDPEEVEQLIVAEVGGSALFAARFRECAARSLLLPRRDPRRRTPLWQQRQRASQLLSVAAKYERFPVVLEAMREVLQDVYDVGGLRELMSDVRSRKVKLVEVETPSASPFARSLLFGYVGMFLYETDAPLAERRAAALALDSTLLAELLGTEAIRELLDAEVVAEVERSLQRLDPDRHARNAEEAADLLRFLGDLSIEEAAARGIQREWLEELEAARRVIRVRIGGGERFIAIEDAGRVRDALGTALPVGVPEAFTEPVEDPVGDLLSRYSRSRGPFSARQAAERFGLGTAVVTGVLDRLTAQGRLVRGELSPVGHPETHGVGMEFCDASVLRRLRRASLARLRAEVEPVEPAALGRFLPSWHGIGARMRSAPTADDVLSVVEQLAGAPLPASAVESLILPSRLPGYTPSLLDELTTAGEVTWCGCGSLSGGDGWLALAPTDVADLLLPDLDDDLPSGPLHEAILSTLEGGAQFFRQLVDRASPLVETPPNDGEVVAALWDLVWAGLVTGDTLGPLRAQVSGAGAAHKSRRQAPRGRYARLRAGRPAMPSRTGPPTVAGRWALTPGREADPTRRALARTEAFLERHGVLTRGALDTERVTGGFSGIYKVLRGMEDSGQVVRGYVVEGLGAAQFAAKGAVDRLRAQSGNQRTTTEGAVVLAAADPAQPYGAALPWPAATGDTKHRPARKAGALAVLVDGVPTMYVERGGRSLLSFTEDQDRLRSAARALSTAVREGWLGQLAVQKADGEVALTSELSAVLQEAGFRATPKGLRLRA, from the coding sequence ATGGAGGGCGTGGCACACGTACTCGACCTCTTCTCCCCCGCGACCAGGGACTGGTTCACCGGGGCCTTCGCCGCGCCCACCGGGGCGCAGGAGGGCGCGTGGCGTGCCGCGCACGCGGGGCAGCACGCGCTCGTCGTGGCCCCCACGGGATCGGGCAAGACGTTGTCGGCCTTCCTCTGGGCGCTGGACAGGCTGTCGGTCGAGCCGCCACCGTCCGAGCCCCGGAAACGCTGCCGCGTCCTCTACGTCTCTCCGCTGAAGGCGCTGGCGGTCGACGTCCAGCGCAACCTGCGGGCACCGCTGGCGGGTATCTCGCAGGCGTCGCGGCGGCTCGGGCTGCCGGTGCCGGACATCGGCGTCGGCATGCGGACGGGCGACACCACCGCGGCCGAGCGGCGCTCGTTCGGCAAGACCCCACCGGACGTGCTGGTCACCACGCCGGAGTCGCTGTTCCTGATCCTCACCTCCTCCGCCCGCGATTCGCTGCGCGGCGTGGAGACGGTGATCGTCGACGAGGTGCACGCGGTCGCGGGTGGCAAACGCGGTGCGCATCTGGCCTTGTCGCTGGAGCGGCTCGACGCGTTGCTGGAGAAGCCCGCCCAGCGGATCGGGCTGTCGGCGACGGTCCGGCCGATCGACGAGGTCGCCTCGTTCCTGGCGGGCGGCAGGCCGGTCACCGTCGTCCAGCCGAAGCTCGCGAAGACGATCGAGGTCCGCGTCGAGGTCCCGGTCGAGGACATGTCCAATCTCGACGGTCCGCAAGGGCCGAAGCAGAACGAAGACCTCGACGCGGGCCTCGCACGGCTGCCCGGCTCGCTGGAGGACATCGACGGCGCACCGCGGCGGCCGTCGATCTGGCCCGCGGTGGAGGAGCGCGTCCTCGAACTGATCCAGGCGCACCGGTCGACGATCGTGTTCGCCAACTCGCGGCGGCTCACCGAGCGGATGACGGCCCGGCTCAACGAACTCGTCGCGGAACAGGTCGAGCTGGAGCCGGATCAGCGGTATCCGGCCGAGGCGATCGGCCAGTCCGGGCTCACCACCGGGGCGGCGCCGGTGATCGCGCGGGCGCACCACGGCTCGATGTCGCGCGAGCAACGCACCCATGTGGAAGAGGAACTCAAGTCCGGGCGGCTGGCGTGCGTCGTCGCGACGTCCTCCTTGGAGCTGGGCATCGACATGGGCGCCGTCGATCTCGTCGTGCAGATCGAGGCGCCGCCGACGGTCGCTTCGGGACTGCAGCGGGTGGGCCGGGCCGGGCACCAGGTCGGCGCGGTGTCGAGCGGGGTGATGTTCCCGAAGTTCCGGGGGGACCTCGTCTCCTGCGCGGTGGTCGCGGAACGGATGGCCTCCGGGGCGATCGAGGCGGTGCGGTATCCGCGCAACCCGCTGGACGTGCTCGCGCAGCAGGTCGTGGCGATGGTGGCGCTCGAATCGTGGACGGTCGACGAGCTGGCCGCCCTCGCCCGCCGTGCGGCGCCGTTCGCGTCCCTGCCGGACGACGCGTTGCTGGCCGTGCTCGACATGCTCGCCGGCCGGTACCCCAGCGAGGAATTCGGCGAACTGCGTGCCCGGATCACCTGGGACCGGGTCAGCGGCGAACTGCACGGCCGTCCGGGGTCGCAGCGGCTGGCGGTGACCTCCGGCGGCACGATCCCCGATCGCGGCCTGTTCACCGTGATGACGCCGGGTTCCGACGGCAAACCGGGGTCGCGCGTGGGCGAGCTCGACGAGGAGATGGTCTACGAGTCCCGCGTCGGCGACACGATCCTGCTCGGCACCTCCTCCTGGCGGGTCACCGACATCACCCACGACCGCGTGATCGTGGTCCCCGCGCCGGGCGAGCCCGCCCGGATGCCGTTCTGGAAGGGCGACGCCCCCGGCCGCCCGCTGGAACTGGGGCGGGCGCTGGGCGCGTTCGTCCGCGAACTGTCCACTTCGGAGCCGTCGGCGGCCAGGGAACGCGCCGCCGTCGCCGGTCTGGACGAATACGCGTGCGACAACCTGCTGGCCTACCTCGAAGAGCAGAAGTCGGCCACCCGGCATGTGCCGAACGACAAAACCGTGCTGCTGGAACGGTTTCGCGACGAGCTGGGTGACTGGCGGGTCATCCTGCATTCGCCGTTCGGCGCTCAGGTCAACGCGCCGTGGGCGCTCGCGATCGCGGCCCGCCTGCGGGAGAACCGCGGGGTCGACGCCCAGGTCGCGCATTCCGACGACGGCATCGTGCTGCGGCTGCCCGAGGCGCTGGACATGGACGGCGCCGAGGTCACCATCGGCGTCGAGGACGTCCTGCTCGATCCGGAAGAGGTCGAGCAGCTGATCGTCGCCGAGGTCGGCGGTTCGGCGCTGTTCGCCGCGCGGTTCCGGGAATGCGCGGCGCGGTCGCTGCTGCTCCCCCGCCGGGATCCGCGTCGCCGCACCCCGCTGTGGCAGCAGCGGCAGCGCGCGTCCCAGCTGCTTTCGGTCGCGGCCAAGTACGAGCGGTTCCCCGTGGTGCTGGAAGCGATGCGGGAAGTCCTGCAGGACGTGTACGACGTCGGCGGCCTGCGCGAGCTGATGTCCGATGTCCGGTCCCGCAAGGTCAAGCTGGTCGAGGTCGAGACGCCGTCGGCGTCGCCGTTCGCGCGCAGCCTGCTCTTCGGCTACGTCGGGATGTTCCTGTACGAGACCGATGCCCCGCTCGCGGAACGGCGCGCGGCCGCGCTGGCGCTGGATTCGACACTGCTGGCCGAGCTGCTCGGCACCGAGGCGATCCGCGAGCTGCTGGACGCCGAGGTCGTCGCCGAAGTCGAGCGTTCCCTGCAGCGCCTCGATCCGGACAGGCACGCCCGCAACGCCGAAGAAGCCGCGGATCTGTTGCGGTTCCTCGGCGATCTCTCGATCGAGGAGGCCGCCGCGCGCGGTATCCAGCGGGAATGGCTGGAGGAACTGGAGGCCGCGCGGCGGGTGATCCGGGTCCGTATCGGCGGCGGCGAACGTTTCATCGCCATCGAGGACGCGGGCCGGGTACGGGACGCGCTGGGCACCGCGCTGCCGGTCGGGGTGCCGGAGGCGTTCACCGAACCGGTCGAAGATCCCGTCGGCGACCTGCTGTCGCGCTATTCGCGCAGCCGCGGCCCGTTCAGCGCCCGGCAGGCGGCCGAGCGGTTCGGCCTCGGGACGGCCGTGGTCACCGGCGTACTGGACAGGTTGACCGCGCAGGGCAGGCTGGTCCGAGGCGAGCTGAGCCCCGTCGGGCATCCGGAGACCCACGGCGTCGGGATGGAGTTCTGCGACGCTTCGGTGCTGCGCAGGCTCCGGCGGGCGTCGCTGGCTCGGCTGCGGGCCGAGGTCGAGCCGGTCGAACCGGCGGCGCTGGGCCGGTTCCTGCCGTCGTGGCACGGAATCGGGGCCCGGATGCGGTCGGCGCCGACGGCGGACGACGTGCTGTCCGTGGTCGAGCAACTGGCCGGTGCCCCGCTCCCGGCGAGCGCGGTCGAGTCGCTGATCCTGCCGAGCAGGCTGCCCGGCTACACACCCTCACTGCTCGACGAACTGACCACGGCGGGCGAGGTCACCTGGTGCGGCTGCGGTTCCCTTTCCGGCGGAGACGGCTGGCTGGCGCTCGCGCCCACGGACGTCGCCGATCTGCTGTTGCCGGATCTCGACGACGATCTGCCCTCCGGCCCGCTCCACGAAGCCATTCTGTCCACTTTGGAGGGTGGAGCGCAGTTCTTCCGCCAGCTCGTGGACCGGGCGTCGCCGTTGGTCGAAACCCCGCCCAACGACGGTGAAGTCGTGGCGGCGCTGTGGGATCTCGTGTGGGCCGGGCTGGTCACCGGGGACACGCTGGGCCCGCTGCGGGCGCAGGTCTCCGGTGCCGGCGCCGCGCACAAGTCACGGCGGCAGGCTCCTCGCGGCCGATACGCACGGCTTCGGGCAGGCCGCCCGGCGATGCCTTCGCGCACCGGGCCGCCGACGGTGGCCGGGCGCTGGGCACTGACCCCGGGACGTGAAGCGGATCCGACCAGGCGCGCGCTGGCGCGGACGGAGGCCTTCCTGGAACGGCATGGCGTCCTCACCCGCGGCGCCCTCGACACCGAGCGCGTGACGGGCGGTTTTTCGGGGATCTACAAGGTTTTGCGCGGTATGGAGGATTCGGGGCAGGTCGTCCGGGGATACGTGGTCGAGGGGCTCGGCGCGGCGCAGTTCGCGGCGAAGGGCGCCGTCGACAGGCTGCGCGCGCAATCCGGGAACCAGCGCACCACCACGGAAGGCGCCGTCGTCCTCGCCGCCGCCGACCCGGCCCAGCCCTACGGCGCCGCGCTGCCTTGGCCTGCCGCGACAGGCGACACGAAACACCGTCCGGCAAGGAAAGCGGGCGCGCTGGCGGTGCTGGTGGACGGCGTCCCGACGATGTACGTCGAACGCGGCGGCCGGTCGCTGCTGAGTTTCACCGAGGATCAGGACAGGTTGCGCTCGGCCGCGCGGGCGCTGTCCACGGCGGTGCGGGAAGGCTGGCTGGGGCAGCTCGCGGTGCAGAAGGCCGACGGCGAGGTGGCGCTCACCTCGGAGCTGTCGGCCGTCCTTCAGGAGGCGGGTTTCCGGGCGACTCCCAAGGGGCTGCGCCTGCGGGCCTAG
- a CDS encoding VOC family protein, which yields MAAQLVNLVFDSALPRDLAGFWEGLFSWDAPFQPAFRSEAGPKRGKNRLHLDLASRSPEHQAGLVDRALSLGARHIDIGQGPPEEKRVPWVVLADPEGNEFCVLEPREQYEGTGAIASVVTDALDPERLARFWAAALGWEIGVREEAIVGLRPPDGRGPWVEFLATREEKQHRNRLRFEIAPRRGKSRAAEVRRLRELGASGESGEAMVDPEGNEFSVLSPR from the coding sequence GTGGCTGCACAGCTGGTGAACCTGGTCTTCGACTCGGCCCTTCCCAGAGATCTGGCGGGTTTCTGGGAAGGGCTGTTCAGCTGGGACGCCCCGTTCCAACCGGCGTTCCGCTCCGAGGCGGGCCCCAAACGGGGCAAGAACCGGCTGCACCTGGATCTGGCGAGCCGTTCGCCCGAGCACCAGGCCGGGCTGGTGGACCGTGCGCTGTCCCTCGGCGCACGGCACATCGACATCGGCCAGGGCCCGCCGGAGGAGAAGCGGGTGCCGTGGGTGGTGCTCGCGGACCCCGAGGGCAACGAGTTCTGTGTTCTCGAGCCCCGCGAGCAGTATGAGGGCACCGGCGCGATCGCCTCGGTGGTCACCGACGCCCTCGACCCGGAGCGGCTGGCGCGGTTCTGGGCGGCCGCCCTCGGCTGGGAGATCGGCGTCCGGGAGGAGGCGATCGTCGGCCTGCGGCCACCGGACGGCCGCGGTCCCTGGGTCGAGTTCCTCGCCACGCGAGAAGAAAAGCAGCACAGGAACCGGCTGCGGTTCGAGATCGCGCCACGGCGAGGCAAGAGCCGGGCGGCCGAGGTCCGGCGCCTGCGGGAGCTGGGCGCGTCAGGGGAGAGTGGCGAAGCGATGGTGGATCCGGAGGGCAACGAATTCAGCGTGCTTTCTCCCCGCTGA